Proteins from a genomic interval of Pseudomonas anuradhapurensis:
- a CDS encoding UDP-glucose dehydrogenase family protein: MKVTVFGTGYVGLTQAVCLAQVGHSVLCMDVDAARVAALNEGHCPIFEPGLAPLLANNLACGRLRFTTDASEAANYARLQFIAVGTPPQADGSADLKHVFAVVDSILQHADGPKVIVNKSTVPVGTVHRIKAHIAQAVADTHRFQVISNPEFLKEGSAVDDCMRPERIIIGGAEPAEVELLRELYLPFSRNREKLMVMDARSAELTKYAANCMLATKISFINEIANLAEHLGADIEMVRRGIGSDPRIGYDFIYAGCGFGGSCFPKDLQALRRSAEAEGFEPQLLRAVESVNERQKGRLFGKIQRHYRGGLRGKVFALWGLSFKPNTNDIREASSRVLLEALWAAGARVQAHDPQAMDEIQRHYGARSDLRLVPCKEDALRGANALVVVTEWQDYRVLDLDKVLQQLADRVVFDGRNLFEPEHMAAAGLTYYGIGRGQVQPACRY, translated from the coding sequence ATGAAGGTCACGGTTTTCGGTACCGGTTATGTTGGCCTCACCCAGGCAGTGTGCCTGGCCCAGGTGGGGCATTCGGTGTTGTGCATGGATGTCGACGCCGCGCGGGTCGCCGCCCTCAATGAAGGCCACTGCCCGATCTTCGAGCCCGGCCTGGCGCCCTTGTTGGCGAACAACCTGGCCTGTGGTCGGTTGCGCTTCACCACCGACGCCAGCGAAGCGGCCAACTACGCCAGATTGCAGTTCATCGCAGTCGGTACCCCGCCACAGGCCGATGGCAGCGCCGACCTCAAGCACGTGTTCGCAGTGGTCGACAGCATCCTCCAGCACGCCGACGGGCCCAAGGTAATCGTCAACAAATCCACCGTCCCGGTCGGCACGGTACACCGCATCAAGGCGCACATCGCCCAGGCCGTGGCCGACACCCATCGCTTCCAGGTCATCAGCAACCCCGAGTTCCTAAAGGAGGGCTCGGCCGTGGACGATTGCATGCGCCCGGAACGCATCATCATCGGTGGCGCGGAACCTGCCGAGGTGGAACTGCTGCGCGAGCTGTACCTGCCGTTCAGCCGTAACCGCGAAAAGCTCATGGTCATGGACGCACGTAGCGCCGAGCTGACCAAGTACGCCGCCAACTGCATGCTGGCGACCAAGATCTCGTTTATCAACGAAATCGCCAACCTGGCCGAACACCTGGGCGCCGACATCGAGATGGTGCGCCGTGGCATAGGTTCCGACCCGCGCATCGGCTACGACTTCATCTATGCCGGCTGCGGCTTCGGTGGCTCGTGCTTCCCCAAGGATCTGCAGGCCCTGCGCCGCAGCGCCGAGGCCGAAGGCTTCGAGCCGCAGCTGCTGCGTGCGGTGGAGTCGGTCAACGAGCGGCAAAAAGGCCGGTTGTTCGGCAAGATCCAGCGCCACTACCGCGGAGGCCTGCGCGGCAAGGTGTTCGCCCTGTGGGGACTGTCGTTCAAACCCAATACCAACGACATTCGTGAAGCCTCCAGCCGGGTGCTGCTGGAAGCTCTGTGGGCCGCCGGTGCGCGAGTACAGGCCCATGATCCGCAGGCCATGGACGAGATCCAGCGGCACTATGGCGCACGTAGCGACCTGCGCCTGGTGCCCTGCAAGGAGGATGCGCTGCGCGGTGCCAATGCCCTGGTGGTCGTTACCGAATGGCAGGATTACCGCGTGCTCGACCTGGACAAGGTGCTGCAGCAACTCGCCGACCGGGTGGTGTTCGACGGGCGTAACCTGTTTGAACCGGAGCACATGGCCGCCGCCGGCCTGACCTACTATGGCATCGGCCGTGGCCAGGTGCAGCCAGCATGCCGGTACTGA
- a CDS encoding lipid-A-disaccharide synthase N-terminal domain-containing protein → MTRESLWLIVGLAGQAVFTGRFVLQWLYSEIKRRSLIPVGFWYLSMLGSALLLAYAIYRQDPVFIIGQSFGLLVYLRNLQLIARHPQQKE, encoded by the coding sequence ATGACCCGCGAAAGCCTGTGGCTAATCGTCGGCCTCGCCGGCCAGGCCGTGTTCACCGGGCGCTTTGTGCTGCAGTGGCTGTACAGCGAGATCAAGCGCCGCAGCCTTATCCCGGTGGGTTTCTGGTACCTGAGCATGCTCGGCAGTGCGCTGCTGCTGGCCTACGCCATCTATCGCCAGGACCCGGTGTTCATCATTGGCCAGAGCTTCGGTTTGCTGGTCTACCTGCGCAACCTGCAGCTGATCGCCCGCCACCCGCAACAGAAGGAATAG
- a CDS encoding NAD-dependent epimerase/dehydratase family protein: MPVLITGVAGFIGYHVARRLCEAGIEVVGIDTLNAYYSVKLKLARLQQLFDFANFRFHTLDITQPAELQQLFAGLPFSEVIHLAAQAGVRYSLENPGAYGQANLVGFLNILEACRQQPPRHFIYASSSSVYGANAKLPFSVDDPVEQPLSLYAASKRANELMAHSYAHLYQLPTSGLRFFTVYGPWGRPDMALFAFTRAILEGRPIAVYNNGLMARDFTYIDDIVESIVRLRLRPPQPAEGQPPCQLFNIGRGQPVRLLQFIECLEHALGTKAQRDYLPLQPGDVLQTWADVDALARWIGYTPGTSLEHGVNAFVGWYRDYYRV, translated from the coding sequence ATGCCGGTACTGATTACCGGCGTGGCCGGCTTCATTGGCTACCACGTTGCCCGGCGCCTGTGCGAGGCTGGCATCGAGGTGGTCGGCATCGATACCCTCAATGCCTACTACAGCGTCAAGTTGAAGCTGGCACGCTTGCAACAGCTGTTCGACTTCGCCAACTTCCGCTTCCATACCCTCGACATTACCCAGCCGGCGGAACTGCAGCAATTGTTTGCCGGGCTACCGTTCAGTGAAGTGATCCATCTGGCGGCGCAGGCCGGGGTGCGTTATTCGCTGGAAAACCCGGGTGCCTATGGTCAGGCCAACCTGGTTGGCTTTCTCAATATACTCGAGGCCTGCCGCCAGCAGCCACCACGCCACTTCATCTATGCCTCAAGCAGTTCGGTGTACGGTGCCAACGCCAAGCTGCCGTTCAGCGTCGACGACCCGGTCGAGCAACCACTGTCGCTGTACGCCGCCAGCAAACGTGCCAACGAACTGATGGCGCACAGCTATGCCCACCTGTACCAGTTGCCGACCTCAGGGCTGCGTTTCTTCACTGTCTACGGCCCCTGGGGCCGCCCCGACATGGCCTTGTTCGCGTTCACCCGGGCCATCCTCGAGGGCCGGCCGATCGCGGTCTACAACAACGGCCTGATGGCCCGCGACTTTACCTATATCGACGACATCGTCGAAAGCATCGTGCGCTTGCGCCTGAGGCCGCCACAGCCAGCCGAGGGGCAACCGCCCTGCCAGTTGTTCAATATCGGCCGCGGCCAGCCGGTAAGGCTGCTGCAGTTCATCGAATGCCTGGAGCATGCCTTGGGCACCAAGGCCCAGCGTGACTACCTGCCGCTGCAACCCGGCGACGTGCTGCAAACCTGGGCCGATGTCGACGCCCTGGCGCGCTGGATCGGCTACACCCCGGGCACATCACTGGAGCACGGCGTCAACGCCTTCGTCGGTTGGTACCGGGACTACTACCGGGTCTGA
- a CDS encoding ArnT family glycosyltransferase: MAERLALMALALLLVGAGIGWRQPMNVDEERFLGVALEMLHSGHWFIPHRAAEIYGDKPPLFMWTVALFANLTGTPSIALYLPGLLSAATITWVLHDLGRRLWNRRVGVIAALLFLATYQSYSILRTGQIDSFLCLWVALGLYGLLRHLLLGPAWGWFYLACAAMGLGIISKGVGFVPALVLLPYAWAVRQHWHGVVVMPGQARRWSLGLLCLLAGCAVWLLPLLVSIAQGGGAAELAYLKEILLRQTASRYANAWDHREPFWYFFVKVIPKYWLPLVLALPWLVPAWYRQLHKRDGRFLLLLGWVALVLLFFSLSSGKRKLYIFPALPGLVLAIAPLLPWLLKRWLQRRPAWRKGFTAVALAWFALWFARGWVEPLQEGRNPHDTLMSEAARVTSGAELVLVDWREGHWLFARQPIVHFGFSGQSRADAAAYWLRQHPAAYALIPGSALGRCFSAEKARRLGETSRAEWYVVAADADTGQCQAAAPSHVYHFAWASPASNPPQPQGAATRRWQEY, translated from the coding sequence ATGGCCGAACGCCTGGCCCTGATGGCCCTGGCGCTGCTGCTGGTGGGTGCCGGTATCGGCTGGCGCCAGCCGATGAATGTGGATGAGGAGCGCTTCCTCGGCGTTGCCCTGGAAATGCTGCACAGCGGCCACTGGTTCATCCCGCACCGGGCGGCAGAAATCTATGGTGACAAGCCGCCGCTGTTCATGTGGACCGTAGCCCTCTTCGCCAACCTGACCGGCACGCCCAGCATCGCCCTGTACCTGCCCGGACTGTTATCGGCAGCGACCATCACCTGGGTGCTGCACGACCTGGGGCGGCGCCTGTGGAACCGGCGTGTCGGGGTGATCGCTGCTCTGCTGTTCCTGGCGACCTACCAAAGCTACAGCATCCTGCGCACCGGGCAGATCGACAGCTTCCTGTGCCTGTGGGTGGCGCTGGGCCTCTATGGCCTGTTGCGCCACCTGCTGCTGGGGCCGGCCTGGGGCTGGTTCTACCTGGCTTGCGCGGCGATGGGCCTGGGTATCATCAGCAAGGGCGTGGGCTTTGTCCCAGCGCTGGTACTGCTGCCGTATGCCTGGGCGGTGCGCCAGCATTGGCACGGCGTGGTGGTGATGCCCGGCCAGGCCCGGCGCTGGAGCCTGGGCTTGTTATGCCTGCTGGCCGGTTGCGCGGTGTGGCTGTTGCCGCTGCTGGTGTCGATTGCCCAGGGCGGCGGCGCGGCAGAACTGGCCTACCTGAAGGAAATCCTGCTGCGCCAGACCGCCAGCCGCTATGCCAATGCCTGGGACCACCGTGAGCCGTTCTGGTACTTCTTCGTCAAGGTCATCCCCAAGTACTGGCTGCCGCTGGTGCTGGCCTTGCCCTGGCTGGTACCGGCCTGGTATCGGCAACTGCACAAGCGCGACGGGCGCTTTCTGTTGCTGCTCGGCTGGGTAGCGCTGGTACTGTTGTTCTTCAGCCTCAGCAGCGGCAAGCGCAAGCTGTATATCTTCCCGGCGCTGCCGGGCCTGGTGCTGGCCATCGCGCCACTGCTGCCCTGGCTGCTCAAACGCTGGCTACAGCGCCGGCCGGCCTGGCGCAAGGGGTTCACCGCCGTAGCCCTGGCATGGTTCGCGCTATGGTTCGCGCGCGGCTGGGTCGAGCCATTGCAAGAAGGCCGCAACCCACATGACACCTTGATGAGCGAAGCCGCGCGCGTCACCAGTGGAGCCGAACTGGTGCTGGTTGACTGGCGCGAGGGGCACTGGCTGTTTGCCCGGCAACCTATCGTGCATTTCGGCTTCAGCGGGCAATCCAGGGCAGATGCGGCCGCCTACTGGCTGCGCCAGCATCCCGCAGCCTACGCCTTGATCCCGGGCTCCGCACTGGGCCGCTGCTTCAGTGCCGAGAAGGCGCGCAGGCTCGGCGAAACCTCGCGCGCCGAGTGGTATGTGGTCGCCGCCGATGCCGACACTGGCCAATGCCAAGCAGCAGCGCCCAGCCATGTCTATCACTTCGCCTGGGCGAGCCCTGCCAGTAACCCGCCGCAACCCCAGGGTGCAGCGACACGACGCTGGCAGGAGTATTGA
- a CDS encoding KGG domain-containing protein: MTKHHDNGHGFADDPQRVHDAGRKGGSGKDLKQDRAEKARVGGQHSHGGSRRRGEG, translated from the coding sequence ATGACCAAGCATCACGACAACGGCCACGGTTTTGCCGATGACCCACAACGGGTCCATGACGCGGGGCGCAAGGGTGGGTCTGGCAAGGACCTGAAACAGGACCGTGCGGAAAAGGCGCGTGTGGGTGGGCAACACAGCCACGGCGGTTCGCGTCGGCGCGGCGAAGGTTGA
- a CDS encoding type 1 glutamine amidotransferase domain-containing protein — translation MIQMSRLATAVAATLLAAGTQAAPKGEVLVLLSSEHQLPLQDGKRYATGYYLNEFGVPADQLLKAGYKLVLVTPRGNAPSVDPRSIDPSYFAGDAAEMKRIERVVQSLPGIDDTLSVKEVLAGDLGRYAGLFIPGGHAPLIDLANNPEVGALLRYFHQAGKPTAAICHGPIALLSAQQDPAGYEAALARGDKPAATDWLYQGYRMTIFSDPEEQVFEGSLKGQRLLFYPAGAMAIAGGDMGYAKAWQPNVVVDRELITGQNPFSDKILAKALLEKLAEQPQRPGQGI, via the coding sequence ATGATCCAGATGTCCAGGCTTGCCACTGCCGTGGCTGCCACCCTGCTCGCTGCTGGCACCCAGGCCGCGCCCAAGGGCGAGGTGCTGGTGCTGTTGTCCAGCGAGCACCAGCTGCCGTTGCAGGACGGCAAGCGCTACGCCACCGGTTACTACCTCAACGAGTTCGGCGTGCCAGCCGACCAGTTGCTCAAGGCTGGCTACAAGCTAGTCCTGGTAACGCCCAGGGGCAATGCCCCAAGCGTCGACCCGCGTTCGATCGATCCGAGCTATTTTGCCGGCGATGCGGCCGAGATGAAGCGGATCGAAAGGGTCGTCCAAAGCCTGCCGGGCATCGACGATACCCTGTCTGTGAAGGAGGTGCTGGCAGGCGATCTGGGCCGTTATGCCGGGCTGTTCATTCCCGGCGGCCATGCGCCGTTGATCGATCTGGCCAACAATCCGGAGGTGGGCGCCTTGCTGCGGTATTTCCACCAGGCTGGCAAACCTACCGCGGCCATCTGCCACGGCCCCATCGCCTTGCTCTCGGCCCAGCAGGACCCGGCAGGCTATGAGGCCGCGCTGGCACGTGGCGACAAGCCTGCAGCCACTGACTGGTTGTACCAGGGCTACCGGATGACCATCTTCTCCGACCCGGAAGAGCAGGTATTCGAGGGTTCGCTCAAGGGCCAGCGCCTGTTGTTCTACCCGGCGGGTGCCATGGCGATTGCAGGCGGCGACATGGGCTACGCCAAGGCCTGGCAACCCAACGTGGTGGTGGACCGCGAACTGATTACCGGGCAGAACCCGTTCTCGGACAAGATCCTGGCCAAGGCGCTGCTGGAAAAGTTGGCCGAACAGCCACAGCGCCCCGGACAGGGCATCTAA
- a CDS encoding LysR family transcriptional regulator has protein sequence MNIASKDFNLLYLFHVLYQERNATLAAQRIALSQPALSHKLNKLRHQFGDPLFVRAPRGLTPTPRAHELAPQVERLVMSLEGFYERCEGQDFLARPARLHLYSTDYVEQTLLPRLLPLLRSQAPNLTLVTHNTRGQLPREALEKGTCDLAVAGFYTDLPDTFHQQRLLDEQLVVLASRSHPGLGKGLDLDTFLACDHLLTTLTGDLDGLVDRALRSQGKQRRVVAGLSSFIAPARLLRGTDLLLTCLRSLAVEASARDDDLVMYPLPLALPVIEVMQIWHERTHADPLRRWFRQQLWTVAQQSAVSTGNNS, from the coding sequence ATGAATATCGCCAGCAAAGACTTCAACCTGCTGTACCTGTTCCATGTGCTGTATCAGGAACGCAATGCCACCCTCGCCGCCCAGCGCATTGCGCTGAGCCAGCCTGCGCTCAGCCACAAACTCAACAAGCTGCGCCATCAGTTCGGCGACCCCTTGTTCGTACGCGCGCCCCGCGGCCTGACGCCCACGCCGCGCGCCCATGAACTGGCCCCCCAGGTGGAACGCCTGGTGATGAGCCTGGAAGGTTTCTATGAACGTTGCGAAGGCCAGGACTTTCTCGCCCGCCCTGCCCGGCTGCACCTGTACAGCACCGATTATGTCGAACAGACCCTGTTACCCAGGCTGCTGCCGCTGCTGCGCAGCCAGGCACCGAACCTGACCCTGGTGACCCACAACACCCGTGGCCAGCTACCCCGCGAAGCGCTGGAGAAAGGCACCTGTGACCTCGCCGTTGCCGGCTTCTATACCGACCTGCCGGACACCTTCCACCAGCAGCGCCTGCTCGACGAACAACTGGTCGTATTGGCGTCACGCAGCCATCCAGGCCTGGGCAAGGGCCTGGACCTCGACACCTTCCTCGCCTGCGACCATCTGCTCACCACCCTCACCGGCGACCTCGACGGCCTGGTCGACCGCGCGCTACGCAGCCAAGGCAAGCAGCGACGGGTGGTAGCCGGCTTGTCCAGTTTCATCGCCCCGGCGCGCTTGCTGCGCGGCACCGACTTGCTGCTGACCTGCCTGCGCTCACTGGCCGTCGAAGCCAGCGCACGCGATGACGACCTGGTCATGTACCCGCTGCCGCTGGCCCTGCCGGTAATCGAGGTGATGCAGATCTGGCACGAACGCACGCATGCCGATCCCCTGCGGCGGTGGTTCCGCCAACAGCTATGGACGGTCGCCCAGCAATCGGCAGTCAGTACGGGTAACAATTCCTAA
- a CDS encoding class I SAM-dependent methyltransferase, with protein MEEARLHDFMGKLVGDMGAAATLANVILGDELGLYRAMADSQPTTPEALAAKTGCHPRLVREWLNAQAASGYMVHDQGRFVLPEEQALALALEDSPAYMAGGAAVVAALFHDKDKLVAAMRGDGGLAWGDHHPCMFSGTERFFRPGYRTFLVSEWLPALEGVVAKLQAGAKVADVGCGHGASTLVMAEAFPASTFIGYDYHGPSITTANERAREAGLVGRVTFQQASAKDYPGHDYDLVCFFDCLHDMGDPVGAAKHAYRALKADGTVMLVEPYAEDSLEGNLTPVGRLFYAASTFICTPNSLSQEVGLGLGAQAGEARLRAVFEEAGFSQFRRATQTPFNLILEARK; from the coding sequence ATGGAAGAGGCAAGGCTTCACGATTTCATGGGCAAGCTGGTGGGCGACATGGGCGCGGCGGCGACCTTGGCCAATGTGATACTCGGCGACGAACTGGGGTTGTACCGGGCCATGGCCGACAGCCAACCGACCACCCCCGAGGCACTGGCGGCGAAGACCGGTTGCCACCCACGGCTGGTGCGCGAGTGGCTCAACGCCCAGGCCGCGTCGGGCTACATGGTGCACGATCAGGGCCGCTTCGTATTGCCCGAAGAACAGGCCCTGGCTTTGGCGCTGGAAGATTCCCCGGCCTACATGGCCGGTGGCGCGGCGGTAGTGGCGGCACTGTTCCATGACAAGGACAAACTGGTTGCGGCAATGCGCGGTGACGGCGGGCTGGCCTGGGGTGACCATCACCCCTGCATGTTCAGCGGTACCGAGCGGTTCTTCCGGCCGGGTTACCGCACTTTCCTGGTGTCGGAGTGGCTACCGGCGCTCGAGGGCGTGGTCGCCAAGTTGCAGGCGGGTGCCAAGGTAGCTGACGTCGGTTGCGGGCATGGTGCTTCGACGCTGGTCATGGCCGAGGCATTTCCGGCCTCCACTTTCATTGGCTACGACTACCACGGGCCTTCCATCACCACGGCCAACGAACGCGCACGCGAAGCGGGGTTGGTGGGCCGGGTGACATTCCAGCAGGCCAGCGCCAAGGACTATCCGGGGCATGACTATGACCTGGTGTGCTTCTTCGATTGCCTGCACGACATGGGGGACCCGGTGGGCGCGGCGAAACATGCCTACCGCGCGTTGAAGGCGGACGGCACGGTGATGCTGGTGGAACCTTATGCCGAAGATTCGCTGGAGGGCAACCTGACGCCGGTCGGGCGCTTGTTCTATGCCGCCTCGACGTTCATCTGCACACCGAACTCGTTATCCCAGGAGGTGGGCTTGGGGCTGGGCGCCCAAGCTGGGGAGGCGCGCTTGCGTGCGGTGTTCGAGGAGGCGGGGTTCAGCCAGTTTCGGCGGGCGACGCAGACACCGTTCAACCTGATCCTCGAGGCCAGGAAATAA
- a CDS encoding glycosyltransferase family 2 protein: MTSPLELSVLIPARNEADNLPALLQEIRAALATQDYEVLVVDDGSRDHTLSVLQHLKNQGYAQLRILRHKHSLGQSTALWHAAEAARGQWLATLDGDGQNDPADIPGMLALVRANQHLAGSLKLVAGHRVKRCDSASKRWASRLANGLRRRLLGDATPDTGCGLKLVERAAFLRLPYFDHMHRFIPALILRHNGRMLVHPVNHRPRRAGESKYGNLDRALVGILDLFGVWWLIRRTRLDTRPQELEG, translated from the coding sequence ATGACATCCCCACTTGAGCTATCGGTACTGATTCCCGCCAGGAACGAGGCCGACAACCTGCCGGCACTGCTGCAGGAAATCCGCGCGGCACTGGCGACGCAAGACTACGAAGTGCTGGTGGTCGATGACGGCAGCCGCGACCACACCCTGAGCGTCCTGCAACACTTGAAAAACCAAGGCTACGCGCAATTGCGCATCCTCCGCCACAAGCACTCGCTGGGCCAGAGCACAGCACTGTGGCACGCCGCCGAAGCGGCGCGCGGCCAGTGGCTGGCCACCCTTGACGGCGACGGGCAGAACGACCCGGCGGACATCCCCGGCATGCTGGCCCTGGTACGCGCCAACCAGCACCTGGCCGGCAGCCTCAAACTGGTGGCCGGACACCGGGTCAAGCGTTGCGACAGCGCCAGCAAACGCTGGGCCTCGCGCCTTGCCAACGGCCTGCGCCGGCGCCTGCTCGGGGACGCCACGCCTGACACTGGCTGCGGGCTGAAACTGGTCGAGCGCGCGGCCTTCCTGCGCCTGCCCTACTTCGACCATATGCATCGGTTCATTCCGGCGCTGATCCTGCGTCACAACGGCCGGATGCTGGTCCACCCGGTCAACCACCGGCCACGTCGGGCCGGAGAGTCCAAGTACGGCAACCTGGATCGCGCCCTCGTTGGCATTCTCGACCTGTTCGGGGTCTGGTGGCTGATCCGCCGTACCCGCCTGGACACGCGCCCGCAGGAGCTTGAAGGATGA
- the nspC gene encoding carboxynorspermidine decarboxylase: MIKTPYYLIDKTKLLGNMEKIAYVREHSGAKALLALKCFATWSVFDLMQQYMDGTTSSSLYELKLGRQKFAGETHAYSVAWADDEVEEMLENCDKIIFNSIGQLQRFAEQSEGKVRGLRVNPQVSSSDYLLADPARPFSRLGEWDPAKVEQVISQISGFMFHNNCENGDFGLFDKMLSHIEERFGHLLHQVEWVSLGGGIHFTGEDYALDAFCARLKAFSEKYGVQVYLEPGEAAITNSASLEVTVLDTLYNGKHLAVVDSSIEAHMLDLLIYRLNAKMAPNDGAHTYMVCGKSCLAGDIFGEYQFDRPLAIGDRLSFVDAAGYTMVKKNWFNGLKMPSIVVKQLDGSVEVVREFGFEDYVSSLS, encoded by the coding sequence ATGATCAAGACGCCGTATTACCTCATCGATAAAACCAAGCTGCTGGGCAACATGGAGAAGATCGCCTACGTGCGCGAACACTCCGGTGCCAAGGCACTGCTCGCCCTCAAGTGCTTTGCCACCTGGTCGGTCTTCGACCTGATGCAACAGTACATGGACGGCACCACCTCTTCCTCGCTGTACGAGCTCAAGCTTGGCCGCCAGAAGTTCGCCGGCGAGACCCACGCCTACAGCGTGGCCTGGGCCGACGACGAGGTCGAGGAAATGCTCGAGAACTGCGACAAGATCATCTTCAACTCGATCGGCCAGCTGCAGCGCTTCGCCGAACAGTCCGAAGGCAAGGTCCGCGGCCTGCGTGTCAACCCGCAGGTCAGCAGTTCCGACTACCTGCTGGCCGACCCGGCCCGCCCGTTCAGCCGCCTGGGCGAATGGGACCCGGCCAAGGTCGAACAGGTGATTTCGCAGATCTCCGGCTTCATGTTCCACAACAACTGCGAAAACGGCGACTTCGGCCTGTTCGACAAGATGCTCAGCCACATCGAAGAACGCTTCGGCCACCTGCTGCACCAGGTCGAATGGGTCAGCCTCGGTGGCGGCATCCACTTCACCGGTGAAGACTATGCCCTGGACGCCTTCTGCGCGCGCCTGAAAGCCTTCTCGGAAAAATACGGCGTACAGGTGTACCTGGAGCCGGGCGAAGCGGCCATCACCAACAGCGCCTCGCTGGAAGTGACCGTGCTCGACACGCTGTACAACGGCAAGCACCTGGCCGTGGTCGACAGCTCGATCGAAGCGCACATGCTCGACCTGCTGATCTATCGCCTCAACGCCAAGATGGCCCCGAACGATGGTGCGCATACCTACATGGTCTGCGGCAAGTCGTGCCTGGCCGGCGACATCTTCGGCGAATATCAGTTCGACCGCCCGCTGGCCATCGGCGATCGCCTGTCGTTCGTCGACGCGGCGGGTTACACCATGGTCAAGAAAAACTGGTTCAACGGTCTGAAAATGCCATCCATCGTGGTCAAGCAACTCGACGGCAGCGTCGAAGTGGTGCGCGAGTTCGGTTTCGAAGACTACGTTTCCAGCCTGTCGTAA
- a CDS encoding saccharopine dehydrogenase family protein, with the protein MKKNVLIIGAGGVAKVVAHKCAQHNDELGRIAIASRNISKCQAIIDSVKAKGSLKVPADIQAFSLNALDVEATKALIRETESQIVINVGSAFLNMSVLRACIDTGVAYLDTAIHEEPGKICETPPWYGNYEWKHLEECQAKNITAILGVGFDPGVVNSYAKLAQQQYFDSIDSIDILDVNAGSHGKYFATNFDPEINFREFTGQVWSWQNSQWTSNSMFEVKRTDDLPVVGSQNLYLTGHDEVHSLSKNLNVPNVRFWMSFGEHYINVFTVLKNLGLLSEQPVKTAEGLEVVPLKVVKAVLPDPASLAPGYTGKTCIGDLVKGTKNGQPREVFIYNVADHEEAYAETDSQGISYTAGVPPVAAALLVARGEWDAKRMVNVEELPAEPFLKALDVMGLPTRIKDEKGDRPWDAEA; encoded by the coding sequence TTGAAGAAGAACGTTCTTATCATTGGTGCAGGAGGTGTCGCCAAGGTGGTGGCCCACAAGTGCGCGCAGCATAACGACGAACTGGGTCGTATCGCTATCGCGTCACGGAACATCTCCAAATGCCAGGCCATCATCGACAGCGTCAAGGCCAAGGGTAGCCTCAAGGTACCCGCCGACATCCAGGCCTTCTCGCTCAATGCCCTCGATGTCGAGGCGACCAAGGCACTGATCCGCGAGACCGAATCGCAGATCGTGATCAACGTCGGTTCCGCCTTCCTCAACATGTCGGTGCTGCGTGCCTGCATCGATACCGGTGTCGCCTACCTGGACACCGCCATCCACGAAGAACCGGGGAAGATCTGCGAGACCCCGCCATGGTACGGCAACTACGAGTGGAAACACCTCGAGGAGTGCCAGGCCAAGAACATCACCGCCATTCTCGGCGTCGGTTTCGACCCGGGTGTGGTGAACAGTTACGCCAAGCTGGCGCAGCAACAGTATTTCGACAGCATTGATTCGATCGACATTCTCGACGTCAATGCCGGTTCGCACGGCAAGTACTTTGCCACCAACTTCGACCCGGAAATCAACTTCCGTGAATTCACCGGGCAAGTCTGGAGCTGGCAGAACAGCCAGTGGACCAGCAACAGCATGTTCGAAGTCAAGCGTACCGACGACCTGCCGGTGGTCGGTTCACAGAACCTGTACCTGACCGGCCATGATGAAGTTCATTCGCTTTCGAAGAACCTCAACGTGCCGAACGTGCGTTTCTGGATGAGCTTCGGCGAACACTATATCAACGTGTTCACCGTGCTGAAGAACCTGGGCCTGCTCTCCGAGCAACCGGTAAAAACCGCCGAAGGCCTGGAAGTGGTACCGCTGAAGGTGGTCAAGGCGGTGCTGCCGGACCCTGCCTCGCTGGCCCCGGGCTACACCGGCAAGACCTGCATCGGCGACCTGGTCAAGGGCACCAAGAACGGCCAGCCGCGCGAAGTGTTCATCTACAACGTGGCCGACCACGAAGAAGCCTACGCCGAGACCGACAGCCAGGGCATTTCCTACACTGCCGGTGTTCCGCCGGTGGCTGCCGCCCTGCTGGTTGCCCGTGGCGAGTGGGATGCCAAGCGCATGGTCAACGTCGAGGAGCTGCCAGCCGAGCCGTTCCTCAAGGCGCTGGACGTAATGGGCCTGCCGACCCGCATCAAGGATGAAAAAGGCGATCGTCCTTGGGACGCTGAAGCCTAA